In the Setaria italica strain Yugu1 chromosome VI, Setaria_italica_v2.0, whole genome shotgun sequence genome, one interval contains:
- the LOC101770344 gene encoding LOW QUALITY PROTEIN: uncharacterized protein LOC101770344 (The sequence of the model RefSeq protein was modified relative to this genomic sequence to represent the inferred CDS: substituted 1 base at 1 genomic stop codon), with protein sequence MLTTANSRQHHAFEKSPSSHIKNLDRKLQQAMNNATSKYMQRIYPLGIQRSSSNLTLSSLSLSQNSNDSSLSSSNSSWEPKVPLLYGGTFSPWGDVMVSLEMRREDDDKASDHDVEGGEEDFDCSEPGSMHRCSWITKNTDEAYVQFHDECWGRPWCTATRVCSSEIPAHSXQCLCSCQFHQNAHDCTREVFADFDPSTVAKMDEDAVAEISGNKELKLAECRVRCIVENAKCIQKVAKEFGSFSGYMWGHVNHRPVVGKYRHHKYIPFRTPKSEAVSKDLVRRGFRLVGPVIVYSFMQAAGMAIDHLVDCFRFPECVRLAERSWGITNVAA encoded by the exons ATGCTCACCACCGCAAACAGCCGGCAGCACCATGCCTTCGAGAAGAGCCCTAGCAGCCATATCAAGAACCTCGACAGGAAGCTCCAGCAGGCCATGAACAATGCGACTAGCAAGTACATGCAGAGGATCTACCCTCTGGGAATCCAGAGGAGCAGCTCCAACCTGACATTGTCGTCGCTGTCGCTGTCGCAGAACTCCAACGACTCCTCGCTCAGCAGCTCCAACTCCAGCTGGGAGCCCAAGGTGCCGCTCCTctatggcggcaccttcagccCCTGGGGCGATGTGATGGTGTCTCTGGAGATGAGGAGAGAGGACGACGACAAGGCCAGTGACCATGACGTTGAAGGGGGTGAGGAGGATTTCGATTGCAGTGAGCCGGGGAGCATGCATAGGTGCAGCTGGATCACCAAGAACACTG ATGAGGCATACGTTCAGTTCCACGACGAGTGCTGGGGGCGTCCCTGGTGTACAGCGACAA GAGTGTGTTCCTCTGAAATTCCTGCTCACAGTTAGCAGTGTCTCTGTTCATGCCAGTTTCATCAAAATGCCCATGACTGCACCAGGGAGGTGTTCGCCGACTTCGACCCCAGCACGGTGGCCAAGATGGACGAGGACGCCGTCGCCGAGATAAGCGGCAACAAGGAGCTCAAGCTCGCCGAGTGCCGTGTCCGGTGCATCGTCGAGAACGCCAAGTGCATTCAGAAG GTGGCCAAGGAATTCGGGTCGTTCAGCGGGTACATGTGGGGCCACGTGAACCACCGGCCGGTGGTGGGCAAGTACAGGCACCACAAGTACATCCCGTTCCGGACGCCCAAGTCGGAGGCGGTGAGCAAGGACCTCGTCCGCCGGGGGTTCCGACTCGTGGGCCCCGTCATCGTCTACTCCTTCATGCAGGCCGCCGGCATGGCAATCGACCACCTCGTCGACTGCTTCCGCTTCCCGGAGTGCGTCCGCCTCGCCGAGCGCTCCTGGGGCATCACCAACGTCGCCGCGTAg
- the LOC101770751 gene encoding phosphatidylinositol 4-kinase gamma 5, translating into MPWNTDSPVKTHMAVAVLDHSLSTDYPSKNISEGRPLSWKRVFVQTDNGSVLGIELEPGENAHTVKKKMQIALNVSTEESSLTFGDQVLNNDLSYVRNDSPLLLTRNHMHRSYSTPCLSPKGKEGQQCDRSKVIEILGCSSPSAAMKQLVKDIIKGITNGVDPVAVSGGMGGAYYFGDILGQRVAIVKPTDEEPFAPNNPKGFVGKTLGQPGLKRSVRVGETGFREVAAYLLDHKSFANVPLTMLVKVTHSVFHVNEDVNCKNKTSKNISQAHSKIASLQQFIPHDYDASDHGTSSFPVSCIHRIGILDIRIFNTDRHGGNLLVRKLGNESGRFEAHAELIPIDHGLCLPESLEDPYFEWIHWPHASIPFSEEELEYIRNLDPVKDAEMLRMELPMIHEASLRVLVLSTTFLKEAAAYGLCLSEIGDMMSRQFTGKEEEPSALEVLCMEARNWVKERELLLPEADFEEEDDDDDDCDPDFTQFDLDSGDDAATCGASFFNKYGSIGVSCRNPLSKLTEGNEDNEEEDRNEVSQDDVDACTSPVPKCTHSTSKLPVSLKGLCFSGNSKRRNGVPKNRVSAKTDYCSGYHSEYQSAGWSANEMLPPSSSFVKLSDLSAIEWSAFLEKFQELLPSMFHDRKQTSACGPWLTQRLGTSCQF; encoded by the coding sequence ATGCCTTGGAACACTGACAGTCCTGTTAAGACACACATGGCTGTTGCAGTTCTGGATCACAGCTTGAGCACTGATTACCCCTCAAAGAACATAAGTGAGGGGAGACCCCTTAGCTGGAAGCGTGTGTTTGTTCAAACCGACAATGGTTCTGTTCTGGGCATTGAACTAGAGCCAGGAGAAAATGCACACACTGTAAAAAAGAAGATGCAGATAGCCCTTAATGTATCCACTGAGGAAAGCTCACTGACATTTGGTGATCAAGTTTTGAACAATGACCTCAGCTATGTTCGGAATGACTCACCATTGCTGCTCACCAGAAATCATATGCATAGAAGCTACTCCACACCTTGCCTCTCCCCCAAAGGAAAAGAAGGTCAGCAGTGCGATCGAAGTAAAGTTATTGAAATCCTGGGATGCTCAAGCCCTTCTGCTGCAATGAAGCAGTTGGTTAAGGATATCATCAAGGGAATTACCAATGGTGTTGACCCAGTAGCTGTTAGTGGTGGCATGGGAGGTGCCTACTATTTTGGGGATATCTTGGGCCAACGTGTTGCAATTGTTAAACCAACTGATGAGGAACCTTTTGCTCCAAATAATCCTAAAGGTTTTGTGGGGAAGACTCTTGGGCAGCCAGGCCTCAAAAGATCGGTACGGGTTGGTGAGACAGGGTTCCGAGAGGTCGCTGCATACCTCCTTGATCACAAGAGTTTCGCAAATGTTCCTCTTACTATGTTAGTCAAAGTTACCCACAGTGTGTTTCATGTGAATGAAGATGTTAACTGCAAAAATAAGACTAGCAAGAATATATCACAGGCTCATAGCAAGATTGCCTCGTTGCAGCAGTTCATTCCACATGACTATGATGCTAGTGACCATGGAACCTCGAGCTTTCCTGTTTCTTGCATTCACAGGATTGGCATACTTGATATCAGAATATTCAACACAGATAGACATGGTGGAAATCTTCTGGTCAGAAAGCTTGGCAATGAATCTGGTCGATTTGAAGCGCATGCAGAACTCATTCCTATTGATCATGGTCTCTGTCTTCCAGAAAGTCTGGAAGATCCTTACTTTGAGTGGATTCACTGGCCACATGCATCTATTCCTTTCTCCGAGGAAGAACTTGAGTACATCAGAAATCTGGACCCTGTAAAGGATGCTGAAATGCTTCGCATGGAGCTGCCCATGATTCATGAGGCGAGTCTTAGGGTGCTGGTCCTCTCGACAACATTTCTGAAGGAAGCTGCAGCTTATGGCCTCTGCTTGTCTGAGATAGGGGACATGATGAGCAGGCAGTTCACTGGGAAAGAAGAGGAGCCAAGTGCACTTGAAGTTCTGTGTATGGAAGCAAGGAACTGGGTTAAGGAAAGAGAATTACTTCTACCAGAAGCTGActttgaagaagaagatgacgacgatgatgattgTGACCCAGACTTCACCCAGTTCGATCTTGACTCAGGAGATGATGCAGCTACATGCGGAGCATCTTTTTTCAACAAGTATGGGTCTATTGGGGTAAGTTGCAGGAACCCACTTTCAAAATTAACCGAGGGCAATGAGGACAACGAAGAGGAAGATAGAAATGAGGTGAGCCAGGATGATGTCGATGCTTGCACCAGTCCAGTTCCTAAATGTACTCATTCCACCTCAAAATTGCCAGTCTCTCTGAAGGGGCTTTGCTTTAGTGGAAACAGCAAGCGCCGCAACGGTGTTCCAAAGAATAGGGTGAGTGCTAAAACTGACTATTGTAGTGGCTATCATAGTGAGTATCAGTCTGCAGGTTGGAGTGCCAACGAGATGCTGCCTCCCAGCTCAAGTTTTGTGAAGCTGTCAGACTTGAGTGCCATTGAATGGAGTGCATTTCTTGAAAAGTTCCAGGAGTTGCTCCCAAGCATGTTCCATGACAGGAAGCAAACTTCGGCCTGCGGCCCATGGTTGACGCAGAGGCTGGGCACCTCTTGCCAGTTTTGA
- the LOC101754793 gene encoding zinc finger protein ZAT2 yields the protein MATPVQPAASRSPPRPPPPPLPLPPPPPQHDTTLTLALALPPPAFACALSRARCKRGGRGRTALPAPLIRQGAVLAHGDTLPCTECGKQFASWKALFGHMRCHPERQWRGITPPPHFRHNHHHQQHAVGVPPLAVAAAAAGQQFTVQEREIAASLLMLAGARTPGVGKGKKGVLASSSAKKESCSTPASSPTAAAPPKCDDHKCSVCARGFATGQALGGHKRCHWEKACAEVMAVATPSSCSPLLATSEVAAAAAAATTLDLNLPPPGTMLALPWKSDEDGSLNAALDLKLGY from the coding sequence ATGGCCACTCCGGTACAGCCTGCCGCGTCTCgttctcctcctcgccctcctccgccgccgctgccgctaccgccgccgccacctcagcACGACACTACGCTCACCCTGGCGCTCGCGCTGCCGCCTCCCGCGTTCGCCTGCGCGCTCTCCCGAGCCCGCTGCAAgcgcggaggccgcggccggACGGCGCTGCCTGCTCCTCTCATTCGCCAGGGTGCGGTCCTCGCCCACGGGGACACGCTGCCGTGCACCGAGTGCGGCAAGCAGTTCGCGTCGTGGAAGGCGCTGTTCGGCCACATGCGGTGCCACCCGGAGCGGCAGTGGCGCGggatcacgccgccgccgcacttccggcacaaccaccaccaccagcagcacgcCGTGGGCGTGCCGCCcctcgccgtggcggcggcggccgcgggccaGCAGTTCACCGTGCAGGAGCGCGAGATCGCCGCGAGCCTGCTCATGCTCGCCGGCGCACGTACTCCCGGCGTCGGCAAGGGCAAGAAGGGCGTCCTCGCCTCGTCTAGCGCGAAGAAGGAGAGCTGCAGCACGCCGGCTTCttcgccgaccgccgccgcgccgcccaagtGCGACGACCACAAGTGCAGCGTCTGCGCTCGCGGGTTCGCCACCGGGCAGGCTCTCGGCGGGCACAAGCGGTGCCACTGGGAGAAGGCATGCGCAGAGGTGATGGCGGTTGCAACACCTAGCAGCTGCAGCCCGTTGCTGGCAACGtcagaggtggcggcggcggcggcggcggccaccacgcTGGACCTcaacctgccgccgccggggacgatgCTGGCATTGCCATGGAAGAGCGATGAAGACGGCAGCTTGAACGCGGCGCTGGATTTGAAGCTTGGGTACTAG